A genomic window from Salvia miltiorrhiza cultivar Shanhuang (shh) chromosome 5, IMPLAD_Smil_shh, whole genome shotgun sequence includes:
- the LOC131024838 gene encoding protein GLUTAMINE DUMPER 2-like, translated as MRASAALFHSSPVSKTATPETTSAANETFSPPATIGNSSWHSPVPYLFGGLAAMLGLIAFALLILACSYWKLSGQVGAGEEGAESGAAAKCDGGEDTRAAPPFEEKFLVIMAGDVKPTFLATPTSSRNSSFNDDNKIHNVKGNENEKIPGNGEEFREIQSSQEYVQT; from the coding sequence ATGAGGGCCAGTGCCGCCTTATTTCACTCTTCTCCAGTATCAAAAACAGCAACCCCTGAAACCACCTCCGCCGCAAATGAGACATTTTCGCCGCCGGCAACAATCGGAAACTCGTCGTGGCACTCCCCCGTGCCATACCTCTTCGGCGGGCTGGCGGCCATGCTGGGGCTGATCGCCTTCGCCCTTCTCATCCTCGCCTGCTCTTACTGGAAGCTCTCCGGCCAAGTTGGCGCCGGCGAGGAAGGCGCCGAGAGCGGGGCCGCCGCGAAATGCGACGGCGGCGAGGATACGAGGGCCGCGCCGCCGTTTGAGGAGAAGTTTCTGGTGATCATGGCCGGCGACGTGAAGCCCACTTTCTTGGCAACTCCGACGTCGAGCCGCAATTCTTCATTTAACGATgataataaaattcataatgTTAAAGGtaatgaaaatgagaaaatcCCAGGAAATGGCGAAGAGTTTCGAGAAATTCAATCAAGCCAAGAATATGTTCAAACATGA